The genomic stretch ACATTCTGAACAGTTGCTCAGATTGTAGCAGATTAATTTTTAAAGTAACTTTCTTCCACTCTCCCCTTCCTTTCTGTCCATTCCTTTTTTAGGTGGAGTTGTCTCCTGACGTTTTCAACATATTGGTCCTAAATCTTTGTCAGATGGCTCAAGAGTTTGCCAAGTCGATGCATTATGCCAAATTGGTTTTGACTGTACTGACTAAGTACCAAAGCAGTGTAAGTGATTGTGCTAGGAGCTTTGAAGCATGGTGGGAAATGGCAACTTAATCCCCTGTATACATCCATGGATACATTTCACCCCATTGgtgaaatgggtttttaaaaatactttaagcAAACAATCCTCCCACAGCCCCAAGGAATTAAGAGAAAGGACAAAGTAGCACTATGGATTAGCAGACAAACTATAACTGACCCTTTAAGTGTAAGTCCATACAGAAAAAGAATAGGTTTTGTCTTGCAACTTTTATAGTAGACCTACTCAGCAATTAAGAGGCAGAGTGAGGATGGTGTGGACAGAGAATCAACCTGGGTTTGAACCAGCATAGCTTACATTCTGTTTCTCTTTTCAGATTACATTGTCCCACCAGCATCACTTATCCTGTGCTCTGGACCTCAACAAAACCATCTTAAAGAAGTCTCTTCAGGTTGCACTAAAGCGTTTGATCACCAAATGAAAAGTAGATTTGACTGCCTTCTGTTTGTTGAGAATGCAGGAAGACAACCTTGTTTTTCTTCAGTGCTGGTAATGATGCAGAAAGAATGGAAGCACCTTAGAGGCTGAGGAATCAAATATGAACTTTATCTTCTGATAAAGTATTAACTCTTAATACTAATTTCTTTGACTTAACAAAAACGGCCATTAGAGAACCTGAAGCCTCAGCATTTACATGGATAAAATCAGAGATGAATATCATCTTGGACTGCTGTAATGTAgcattatttatatttttcatgaTTTCTtaagaaaacattaaaaataaagggTTATTATAATCCATGtgagcagtgggcatggtgactTCCCTAGCTTACCACTACACAGGCTGATGGGCAACCAGTCTCTTAGGCCACCCCAAAATGATACCACTCGGAGGAGGGGAAAGTACACTGGTGTTGACAGATGCAAGAAAAGGAAGGACCAGGTGCAGGGGACATGATACTTCCTGGTTGATCCAATTTCATTTGGAATATAAGAGATGCTGACAGATCAAGGGAAAGGAGCAAAGCAGGCAAAACGGGGAAGGCTGGAGCAAGATAGCCAGCTGTCCCTGCATCAGAGTATAGTATGCAGCGGAAAACAGAGGGTTAGTGAGGAGAGAACTACATAAAATTTAACACTCTCTACCTTCTGTTTCTACTACCTGAGCAAGTAGCAAACAGGAGAGTCAGGAAGCCAAGCAAGCCACAGCAGACAAACTGGGAAAACCTGCCTTTGAAGAACAAAACATCCAACTAGGCTTGAACTTGGCCAACTACCATATTCTAGAGAGCACAAGGTGTATCTGGGTCACTGCCCATAAGGTTGTTACTAAAGGAAGTTGTTTCTTTGGGTCCTTGAGGAGGGCAAGAACACCATCCCATAAAACCTAAGCTAATAACAttggataaaaacagaggttttcAATTTGAAAGGGTTAGTGATTTTTGCGCTGGCTGACATGAATTCCAAATGTTAACTGCAACAAAAATAAACATGTTATCTTCATACTTTgtggtgtgctttttttttttgaacctaCATGGAGATTTTCTGTTGAGCAAGTATGCTATATCTAAATAGCGTTTAAGAAACAATTGAAATCTTATGTGTGAAAATATGTTTCCTCAAATAGTGTGAGAAGCACAAGGTGGGAGAGGGTTTAATCCAAAAGTGTAAGCTCCTTTGTAGGTTTAAGATGTTTTAGCTAAATGTTCAAAATCTGTACAATATTCGATTAAAATTTACTTGATTGTAAATGGAAATATTTACAGCGGTTTCAGCTAGGgtgattataattatttatatagcaccaatCAATGTACATGACTAAGCAAAAACATAGCAAAAACAATTATAAATGTTAAATACTTAACTCTTATAAAAACTTAAGTATTTATAAGAACTTCGAACATCATTCATCTGAAATTATATGAAAGGTGAAATTTGAGATTTGAGTGCTCTTATTTGATGGTTCTGGTATTGTTTTCTTTACACCACCTGGTACATTCTAAACAACCATTTCATCACCAGAGAATAAAGTGGCCATCTGGGATTAAGAGGTGACAAAATGTTCCAAGTCGTGGCCCTATTATTGGaaggtttaagggcccaatcctattgggccataGCGCTGGCGCTAGGTGACATATATAtttcataaagcatgtttacagcaccagaGGAGAAGGGAGCACTGGTACTGGACCCAACACTATCTGCAGGTGAGTgagactgccaggcagtggggaggtgttctggggtgggaggaactggcccaggagggggtatgGGACCGGTGGAGGCAAAATAGCTGGGACAGACTTGAGAGGCCCCATGGTGGCGGCCTGTGCAGTTTCTCAGGGGAAAGAGGCAAACGAGGTCCGGAGTagagctccagcagcttcccaacacccacaggacacagtggtcaccattttgtcACAGCTGTTCCTCTGGGTGTCAGGAAGCTTAGGATCGAGCTGTGTCCATGTGCTTGTTCTCTAATTGTAAATATTGAATATTAGATTAAAATGGTCTCACATATTCTTAAAACTTTATGTGCACTTAAAGTTGTGAATGGCATTCACTTTCACGACCACCCCGCTCCTTGAGGTGCTCTCAAATTAAGGCAGCTGCTGGATGGTTGACTAGTCACTGTATAGCATTACATTACAGTTCACTTCATTTTGCCTACTCCCGCAGGAGCAGCAACAGGGGAAGTCTATCACAGTCCATTAGGAGAGGAGccctgtggcaaaagaaatgtgcaaTCTAGTGTGTTCAGGCTGGCTCACTCTCTGGCAAGTTAGCAAAATAGCAAATTTCATGTCCTATTTAGACTAGTTCAGACCTAACCACTGTCACAGAAAGTTTGTTACAGGAAGAAAGCTGATTCCATGCTTGGGAATTAGCATTAGAAAATGTATCTAAGAAAAAGGCTAGTATAATGctagttgtacaaatcgatggtaagggcacacctggagtattgtgtccagttctggtcaccacatctcaaaaaggatatagtggaaatggaaaaggtggaaaagagggcaactaagatgattgctgggctggggcaccttccttatgaggaaaggcgtttgggccactgcagcctagaaaagaggtgcctgaggggggacatgattgagacatacaaagttatgcaggggatggacagagtggatagagagatgctctttacactctcacataacaccagaaccaggggacatccactaaaattgagtgttggggggggggttaggacagacaagagaagatatttctttactcagcatggggttggtctgtggaactccttgccacaggatgtggtgatgagaAATGGCATTCATGTGGATGAATGTGACAGAATTTCACCCTCTGGCAGGTTTGTGGTTGTGTTAAAGGTGTCAGAAGACATTGCGTGTCAATGctaaaacagcccaatcccatgcatgtctactcagatgtcccattatagtcaatggggtttactcccaggtaagtgtggataggcgtgcagcctgagagcccacccctctgcatgtctactcagaagtaagtcccattatagccaatggggcttactcccaggtaagtgtggagaggatggcagcctcagaacccacgcctctgcatgtctactcagatgtaagtcccgttatagccaatggggcttcctcccaggtaagtgcagatagaactgcagcctaaactTGCTTTGCTGGTTTAGGGCTCTGTCTGCCCTTCGCACAACCCAAGTGCGCCCCACCGCGCAAGCGTGCAAGACGCTGCAGTGGCTTGTACGCATGCACGCCTGCCGCCCGGCCCGtcctccttgcccctccccttcactctCTCGCACTTCTCGCGAGACCGGAACTCCGTCCTCCTTTTCCGGTCGCCGTCGAGAAGCCACCATGAGGTACTTGCTTGCGACTGGGCGACGTGGCTTGCTCACCTgtggtcattccccccccccccacggcaggGGCTCGCCAGCCTAGGGGGGCAGGTCCAGGAGGCTGTTGAGGGAACTACTCTTCCCCTGGGGGGCGGGGTAGCAGGAGGGCCTGGAGCTGAGCCTGTGGATGGCCCCATGGAGGCCTCAATGTAGAAGGGAAGTGctgcgggtggggaggcaggtgaggcggagcctCCCTACCGGAGTACCGCAAGGCGGCGCTGCTATTCGAAGCTCTtgggtagggaggctctgcctcacctgcctccccacccacagcatctTCCTTCTATCTAGGGAGGCTCctgcctctgccctcctcccccttcctggctgaACCCTTCCCAACcgctccccactccccccccccatgtctctggAGTGGGAAGGGTGACTGTCCGCACTTGGCCAAGCACAACCAGTAACAGCCCCTCCTTCCTTGGTGCCAAAAGCACAATGATCTACAGTGTCACTTTGGGGGGGGCACCCTTTTAGGGGGGTGTATAGAATCAGAGCAAACATTAGCATAGCCATAAAACACAGCTGAGTCCTCCTCCCAGGTTATATCTCATGCCAACCCTGTCAAGCTCTGAGACTTGCAGTGCAGCTATATGCTGTTATTGCTAAGGGAAGCTGAATTAACACTGGCACCTCCCTTTTCATTTTCATAAGGAATGAAATGATGAATTTATGAATCACTTTTATGAATGGTGACTGAGGTAAGCATtcgtgcagctgctggagaacaTAAAggtagccccactggatcaggccaatggcccatctagtccagcttcctgtatctcacagcagcccaccaaatgcccaagggagcacaccagataacaagagacctgcatcctggtgccctcctttgtatctgacatagcccatttctaaaatcaggagaaagTACCTTCAAATGTCTATTTCTGAGAAGTGTCCATTATACCACATGGTTGATGATTTACTTGCAGTTGTTTCTGCTATTCCAGAATGGATCCTGCTTTATATTTACTTTGCATAATGATGCCTGATTTATATTTATTTGTATGACTTGGGTATGACTTGTGTGTGCGCTTTTCATATCTACAGCAGCAAAGTTTCTCGTGATACTCTGTACGAAGCAGTGCGAGAAGTTCTTCAGGGAAGTCAGACAAAAACACGCAAGTATGAACTCTTTGACAtcattctgttttgtgtgtgtgtataagctTTCCTGAAAAGATGACTTTGTGAAAAGTAGTAGAAGCTGTGTTTTATTttctaatatttaaaatatttatatatcaactttcaacacaaaaagttcacaaagcatttaAAGCAGTTGTTCTCAAGCGttttgcatcaggacccactttttagaatgagaatctgtcaggactcgctagaagtgatgtcatggcctgaagtgacattgtcaagcaggaaaatttttaacaatcctaggctgaaattctacccacgcttacccagaagtgactgtcattgttaaaagcttatacatagtagcctgttaaaagtacaaacctgtaacattttgccaaatgcagtcacataccagtctaatatattaaaaataaaattttgaaatgaatgaggacccacctgaaattggctcgcaacccacctagtgggtcccaacccacattttgagaaacactgatttaaagtgtagcacaataaattaaaaaaattgtttcccCTTTTTCAAAATGCAAGAGGGACCCGAGCAAACAGCCAGTGAAGGGATGCTATGTTTGGATGAAAGAGGATGGTTGCTCTCCCCTTTTCTAAATATGAGTACTATTCTTTTAAAGGGTGTTCTTTGCCCTGTTAGCAAGGATGAATATTTACTTCTATGGTTAAATTTTTGTGGTATTTGGTCTCAAATTTGGTCTTATGGGGAGATGAATGTAAATATTGTCTTGCCTTCTCTTCTTAGGTTCTTGGAGTCTGTGGAATTGCAAGTCAGTCTGAAAAACTATGACCCACAGAAGGACAAGCGTTTTTCTGGCACTGTCAGGTTTGATTACTTTTGATATAACTCAGTTTTCAGCCTGCATGGCTAATAATAAAACTTGTTGACTGCTAAATAAGCTAGGAGCATGTTCTGCATTTTCTAATGCAGAATTTATCCCTATTTGAAAGTGGGTGTGACTGGATGGACCCCTGTCCTGGTTTTTAAAgcatgagggtgtgtgtgtgtgtgtgtgtgtggtgaagcACTCTTGTGGATCCCACCAGCCTCTTTAGAcactgtttagaccaggggtgtcacgcatttcatacagagggccacatagcattcatgatgcctgctgagggtcagaagtgatgtcattaggcaagaagtgatgtcattaaacagatcataaccaaaaataaacacttttttctcacttaggaactcattatcttcaaataacaaaagagaaaatatatgaatcttgatcatatttcaagatatggaagagcccaattttcatatgagctgccctttcagcactaacacctcagcactactcagcagctgaaagcctgagggccgtataaaaagcttccgcgggccgcatctggcccccgggccttatgtttgacacccctggtttagaccctGGTGGActaaggttgcaaccctatacacacttcctttagagtaagccccattgtctacagtgggacttctgaataaacctgcattggattgggctgtgaatcttgcTATGTGGCTGGTACGAGGTTTTAGTCATGACTTCAGTTTCTGTTATAGATTTGTACTACTGCAGGTAGTTAGCACTGTATgatgatgctctctctctctctcactcaggcTGAAGTCAGCTCCACGACCTAAATTTTCAATCTGTGTGCTGGGGGACCAGCAGCACTGTGATGAGGCCAAAGCAGTTGATATGCCTCACATGGATATAGAGGCTCTAAAGAAACTTAATAAGAACAAGAAGCTAGTGAAGAAACTTGGTGAGCAAAATTGGGTATGGGACCAGTAAAAGGTCTAAAACTTTCTATGTCAGTGAGTAAACTTGCTAAAAGAGTATTTAGGTAGGTGAGTATTAATGTGCTAGTATCTagcctagtggttctcaaactgtttagcactgggacccactttttaaaatgatactctatatttctagatctatctatctataaaattttttatataatatatatatttctagatctccttttttaaaagtctggtaaacctaggtgggttccaatagagtgtcattttaaaaagtgggtcccagtgtatgTAATACTGTAGTAATGTatgtaataaccagaaaaagacattTATCTCCATATTTACACATTCTTGCAAACtcaagctcagctctttgcagggtaattacagTACCTATagtctttggtgacccaccagttgTGGGTCGCCAGTGGgttccgactcacagtttgggaaaaaccgATCTAGCCTGTTGCAGAACAAATGTAGAAACTTGTGACACACTCCTCTGGAACCAAATGCTTTAATAATCTCAGAAGTACTACTATGCTCAGTGGAAACTTGCACCATATTAATGTAatgttgggctttttaaaaatggacCTGAGTTAAGCCAGGATGGACAATTTGAACACatttctatatttttattttatcactctGATTTAGTGTGTGTTACAATTGTTGGCCTTCCTCAAGCCCTGAAATGGGATGAACTATCAACTTGTGTTTATCTTTATATAAAtggtgtcttttttttccctgggggCTGAACATAAACTAAACCCTTGAACCAAAGATCTAACTGTGCATGGCTCCTGTATGGGTTTTGATTAGGATTTAGGattctttgctttttcaaagcACACTACTGCTGGTTTGTGGAATTTTGTGGTGTTTTTACTTTGCAAGTCTTTCTAGGCTGTAAAAAGAGTGTATAATCACACTCTTCTATGAATCATGGACTATGAAAAGATTATTATGCTCTCTCATGTTTGTGCTCCATATAATCATaattagccgccttgagtcccttcggggagaaaggcggggtaaaaataaagttattattatttttttattttatcttgTAAACATTTGTTCAGCCTTTGATGTAAGTCTTCTGTACTTTGCTGTTTGTGTGTTCTTTTAATTGTGGGTGTAAATGTATGTTGGGGAAACTCTAATGGGTGTATTTTGCTTTACTTAaacttctaagaacataagaacagcccgactggatcaggccataggcccatctagtccagcttcctgtatctcacagcggcccaccaagtgccccagggagcacaccagataacaagagacctcatcctagtgccttcccttgcatctgacatagcccatttctaaaatgaggaggttgcacatacacatcatggcttgtaacccgtaatggatttttcctccagaaacttgtccaatccccttttaaaggcatccaggccagatgccgtcaccacatcctgtggcaaggagttccacagactaaccacacgctgagtaaagaaatattttcttttgtctgtcctaactctcccaacactcgattttagtggctgtcccctggttctgctgttatgtgagagtgtaaagagcatctctctatccactctgtccatcccctgcataattttgtatgtctcaatcatgtccccccacaggcacctcttttctagactgaagaggcccaaacgctgtagcctttcctcataaggaaggtgccccagcccagcaatcatcttagttgctctcttttgcaccttttccatttccactatatcctttttgaaatgcggcaaccagaactggacataatactccaggcgtggccttaccatcagtttgtacaacagcattataatattagccgttttgttctcaataccttttctaatgatcccaagcatagaattggccttctttactgccgccacacattgggtcgacactttcatcgacctgtccaccaccaccccaagatctctctcctgatctgtcacagacagctcagaacccatcggcctatatgtgaagttttgattttttgccccagtgtgcatgactttacactttcctTTCTTTACACAGTACCTTTCTTTAGAAGGTACTGAATGTATGACCTGAATGTTAATGTGCAAGTTCAGACTTTATACATAGAATCCAGGATTCTGATTTCCCAGTGCAAATATTTGTGGAAAAATTCACACAGAATTGTTGCATGTTATAAACTACTTAAAGTTTGCCTGTTTAATTCCTACATGGGAGGTGCCTTGTTTATACAAATCTAATTACACTTGTAGCAGCTTTAAAGTACATTATGTTGTAGTTGTACACAGATCTTTATTCCTGCTGCTTGTGTTCGTTATTCCATCAAAGAAGAAAAACTGATTTTGTATAACTTCTAGGATCAGTTCAACTTTGTACTAGACTTAAAGAGAGTATGTAAGAGCACTTATTTATTGTCATTTTTTTTGTTTACAGCAAAGAAGTATGATGCTTTCTTGGCATCTGAATCTCTGATCAAACAGATTCCTCGAATCTTGGGACCAGGCCTGAACAAAGCTGGCAAGTTTCCCTCTCTCCTCACTCACAATGAGAACATGGTGGCCAAAGCTGATGAAGTCAAGTCCACTATCAAGTTTCAGATGAAAAAGGTAAAAATGTATAAAGATTTTGATATTGACCCTTATGAAAGTCTATGCCGTAGCCCTACTTATGTCTAGACCAGGCTGGAGATGTTCTGTGAAGGCACTGTCGGAAATCAATATTTAACCACATATTATATGTATCATGAACATAACAATGGAAATTCTGAATTACCTGCCGGAAGGCAACTGCTTAGCTTTCACTTGCTGATAACTACACATCTATTAGCATTTGTGTCTATTTGTAATATTAAATTTGTACTTAATGTTATTAAATGTGTATTAAATTTCTCCTCTTAGGTGCTCTGTCTGGCTGTTGCTGTTGGCCATGTTAAAATGGCAGAAGATGAATTGGTCTACAACATTCATTTGGCTATAAATTTCCTAGTATCATTGCTCAAGAAAAACTGGCAAAATGTACGTGCCTTGTATATCAAGAGTACCATGGGAAAACCCCAGCGGCTGTACTAATAATAAAATGCAGCATTCTTGTTTTACAGACTCTTGCATTTTTCTAATCTGTGCATCTCTTGAGTTATAGATAAGTTGTTGCTTAGATAACACTTAGATAATGTTGTTCTTCCAGACTGAGCCATCTGCACCTATATAGTTCAGCATAAGAAACAAAAGGTTCTATGTCCTCATGCACGTCTCTGCCTTTCTATTCTACTCCCTTAGAGATCTTCTTAACATTTTGCTGCATCTGCTCCCTCCCAACCAGTTCCCCAGATTCCTGAAGGAATGCAGACTAAACACTGCACATGTGAAGGAGATTGAGAATTTGGGGTCCAAGCAGTTAGAAAGCAGAGATTGTAAAAACCAAATGAGAATTGGGGAGTTGCTCTTCAGTATCTAGCCAGAGGTCACATCAGGATAGATCCTGCCTTTTTTAATACCCATCATGAATTTGGTTTTGAGTTGTTGTACTGAATAATTCAAGAACTTGAGTCTGTAGTGTGTATAGTAATTGTTCTGCTGAGTAAGCTGACAAGAGGTTCTATAACTTTTCTTACGAATAGAAATTGGCTTATAATGCCAGGTTTGATATAGCTGTGGATTGCTGTTGAGGTGGAGAAGATAAGCAGTGCACAATCTTTTCACAAAAGCCAGGGCTGAAGTTATTTTGAAAATTCGTAGCTGGAAAGTTGCCTTCAACGAAAGCCAAAtaacccccactcctggaccTTGGAGTCCTACACGGACTTCTTaaatttgcgccagctaaatagctggcacagatctgagtagccccataaggaAGGCTGGGGTGTTatacggggtaaggggaaaaatatctccgtACCTGAGATGACCTCCAAcctgcttgtaacctgtgttggacACAGTGCAGGCCATTACAGCTTGGCTGTATCAGAACAGGTTAGAATTGTGGTCTAAGAAGCATACAGAGCTATAATGAAGG from Tiliqua scincoides isolate rTilSci1 chromosome 4, rTilSci1.hap2, whole genome shotgun sequence encodes the following:
- the LOC136648793 gene encoding large ribosomal subunit protein uL1-like, with protein sequence MSSKVSRDTLYEAVREVLQGSQTKTRKFLESVELQVSLKNYDPQKDKRFSGTVRLKSAPRPKFSICVLGDQQHCDEAKAVDMPHMDIEALKKLNKNKKLVKKLAKKYDAFLASESLIKQIPRILGPGLNKAGKFPSLLTHNENMVAKADEVKSTIKFQMKKVLCLAVAVGHVKMAEDELVYNIHLAINFLVSLLKKNWQNVRALYIKSTMGKPQRLY